The genomic DNA GTTGGGCTCTATCCCGACTATTTTTTTTGTCTTGACTTAGGGGAGCTCAACTCCAAAAGTTTATAATATGGGCTATATCATCGCGGCGAATATAATCTTAGTCATTCATCTGGGATTTGTCGGCTTCGTGATATTGGGAGCCTTTCTGGTAATGAAATGGCGATGGGTCGCCTATCTGCATATCCCGGCGGCTATCTGGGGAATGCTAATCGAGTTTCAGGGGTGGATCTGTCCTTTGACCCCATGGGAACAGCAGTTCCGGCAATTGGGAAACCAAAGCGGTTACACCGGCGGATTCATTGAGCATTACCTTTTGGCCATAATATATCCCACCGGCCTGACCCGCGAAGTGCAGATAGTTTTGGGCGTACTTGTTCTCGGTTTAAACTTAATCCTATACGGCTGGATGATTGCTCGGAAAATTCGGAATAAGAGGAACACTACTTCTTCGGCGGACTCTTCGAAATATTGCTTATAATCAGGACAATATTTATTGCTTGACTATTGGTCATCAACACCTCTATAGTTTGTATGAACGAAAAGGAGGTTGGTATGTCATCCAAATACTTTATAATTACGTTGATATTTATAGCTTCTCTGCTAATTATTGCTCCATCCGCATTTGCTCAACAAAAAAGACCGATACAAATATCGGTTTTCACTCCGGTTCAAATTTTTAATGAAAACGATCCGATCTCCGGCGTCCGTCTCAGTCTGCTTTACGGCCGCAGCGTCTCCGTGACCGGTTTGGATTGGGGATTAGTCAATCACACTACGACCGGTGTCACCAAGGGAGT from Candidatus Zixiibacteriota bacterium includes the following:
- a CDS encoding DUF2784 domain-containing protein is translated as MGYIIAANIILVIHLGFVGFVILGAFLVMKWRWVAYLHIPAAIWGMLIEFQGWICPLTPWEQQFRQLGNQSGYTGGFIEHYLLAIIYPTGLTREVQIVLGVLVLGLNLILYGWMIARKIRNKRNTTSSADSSKYCL